The genomic stretch TTAATCACTGATCATGGGACGTACATATTTTGACTGTAGAACATTCCTTAAACACCTCACGGACAAAGGTGTATTTCTGAAATGGGAAGACGGCACTATAATTTTAGCTATCTTTTTCATAACATTTATGATCTTGATCTGTATCTCTAATTTATGCAGTAAGTGTTGGAGTTTATATTCATACTGAGTAACAAGTATATGGTGAAATGAATTGCTTTTAGAAGAACACAACTCTGTTTTTGTATGCTATCTGCTGTGTGTATCTGCTGCTGTCAAAATTTTTATATCTTGACCCTTAGTGAAAGATCATGGGAACTCTTAAATCGGCTCCATCTGTAGTTAGACACTCAAGGCATACTCGGTGTGTACCccattttgtttatgtttagTTTTATCATTCTGGCGCATGCACAGTTGAGTGAAAGAGGACGATGGAGGAAGATTTCAATAGGTTGAATGTGATGAAAGTAGCATAACAATACACCACCTCTTCAGAAGACTGagaaaatgcatacatttcattttgaaaatggctCCATCAAAGTGATATTGATCAGTTTATGAAgcaaagtaatttaaatatACCAATTTGGGCTTCATATTATATTAATCAGTCACAATAAATTTTATGAATGGGCCAAAACAACATCTTAGTTCTCATCTTCATTGCCAGTATACCATACCAATTATGCCACATTTATACTCAATGTCAAATGCTCCACTAGAGGTAGTGAGCCACTAAATCACTGTGTAAGTTATTCCAGCTGATGCATTGCTAATCCTAAAACGCATCCCCAAGCATACTGAAAGCAATACTTTCTTATTTCCCCATAATTTTTGATTGTAAGCCGTATTTGAAACCTTACTTGCTCTAAAATATGTAAAGAATTTGACtgaatttttatattaaaagaCTGTATCCATCTATACAAAAGAACGTTATtcctgaaacattttttttctcatattttctttttttctgtaatatttAGGTATTTCCCTCATCCTTACATTTTGACAGTTTACTGAAAGGAATCATTGCATTAGCTTGATTTACAGTGTACACATTACTCCTGTTTACTACTGCCTGAACCCTGGAATCTAATAACTGTTCCATTAGAGTGAGCTCAGGCCATGTTCCTTGACGTTAATCAACAGAATGCAGCTgagtttaattaattttgttgactctaaatatacagtatttattttatttttttagcgaATATGCAGGTgcatttctatatatttttaaaaattcataattgtcttataaataaaaaaaacatgaagtgCAGCCCAATGCCCCATAGCCATTACTAAGCGCTATCAGCACTCTGTGATGCAGAGGGGAGACATATGGtgctttgtatttgttttattgggAGAGTGGCCTGTGATGATAATGTAATCATACTAGTCTGCTAAGTCAGTTTACTGAGAGTTCAGACCTGTCACCTCAACAGTCAGTGCCAATACCAGCAAAGATGAAAGGTTTGCTTTGGGGTATTAATATAAACTTAAAAGTTGCGTCGAGCTGACACAATGAAATAAGTACAAAAGGTTCATTATCGGCCTTCTTGATTCCTGCCTGCAGAATTTGATTTCCATGGAGTTGTGTGGCAGATCGCCTTGTTTATATTTTTCCTTCTGGATAATAGAGTCCTTTCTGGGTCCCTTTGTTTTTCTGTCAGTGCATGAAACCTTGTATAAGTTATATCCACAAATCAAATAATACTTGTGGGTGGCACTAGCTTTGTGACTCAGACCTTGAAAGACTGCCATTATTAATTTATCTAGAATACAAAAGAGCGATACAAAGAAATACAGTGTCACATAGTCTGAATAGATTACCAGGTTTGTTTATGGATaaggtggatgtgttcagtTTTCTCACTACCCTCATCCTCGGcatatttaaagaaaacatttatgtCACCTTATATTACAATAAATGTGCTTAGATTGCTATACAAGCTCTGCCTGGTGAAGGCTCAGTATTGCCATATTTAGAGAGAAAATTTCACTCATATTATATTATGGCAAATGTGCTTTGTTTGCTTTACAAGCTCTGTGTGGGGAAGGCGGAAGTACAGcagtaaataataaaacagttcACTGCACTGCAATGTCATTCCAGTACCCTGTTtaccttacctttttttttttttagtcaaTGGTCCACCATTAACAACCTGGGTTTTGTCacttctctttccttctcttggTCCGCAAAGTAACCCTGGTCTGTTCAGAGTCGTGATGTTTTATCTTGATTGGCTGAACAACCCCAGTGAGAAGCTTCCTGGGGAGTGAAGCAAGGCAGGCGCTGTCAGTCGTGGTTCTGGCACTGCAGGCACCGCTGGGGGAATTGTAGAGGTCCCCTACACAACTGATGAGGACAACTGTAAGGCCCCAACCACCGCTTGCTGGCTGTAACTTCCTTCGCTTGACATTTTCACATAAGAAGAAAGGTTGCTGGTGATTATCATTCAgcgaggagtgtgtgtgtttcatctgTGGTGTCGGGCAGTCAGATGTGTGAACAGAGAGCAGGGGGTGTAGAGGCAGGTGCCCCCATGGATGTGCGTAGCTGGAGGTGTGCTTGTAAACAGTGAACCATGGCCACCTCGTCATCAGCCTGGCAACGGCAGAAGCTGGCAGTGGGGAATACTGGTCTGCCTGccttcctcctgctgctcctcaccGCACAGGTAAGAGACCGCCAGCGCTATCCAGCTGTCCACGGCTTTTACTGCCACTGTCTGACACTTCACTTTGCCTTTACATCACTGTGTCTTTACATCATCATAAAGTGCCGACTGCTATTGTATATTTAAATAGTGACGGCTTGGGGTGTTAAGGTTAAAAAGTGGTTCTACACATTTGCAACCATTTCAAGTTCATTCCTAGGGAGttaccaaaataaatgaatgaatacctTTTAAGACTTGAAATGTGTTGGAAAACTTGTGTTGCATTTAGAGAGCATTTGATATAATTGCACTTGGAATAGTTTAGTTGAGTTTATTGagtaatttattttctctttaatGAACATTACAATAGTTCTGTGAGCTATTTTCAGAAGAGCAGGGGAATTCAGGGATtactatatttttaaatgcatgtatttTGGACTTTATAGTTAATATGCATATTTATAATTGTATTCCTATTTACAGTACTtgatttgctgaaagtggtttTGTGTTAATGGTCAATGTCACAAAAtaagatttctttatttttttattcgcattttatttttttatttttgaaagtatataataataataataataataataataataataataataataataataataaagaaataaatatattgttctCATTTATTTCTTGAATTGACAATTGTTGAAATAGCAACATGTGGGttggtgattattattatttagtacaGTACAAACAATAAACACTCCCTGTAGTTAGTACAATGCTAGTTAATCATTAACATTGAAATTGTCATATCTTTTTGCGATATCAGTCATTTCAGATAAGGCTCTCcactaaatgtattaaatgtctttttgtataaggaaaacaaaaacgaaaTACGTTGGAATcaaattatttcttatttatattatttatttgaggcatttaaaaaaaatccatatgaaactgaaaatatgaaaatgatctGTTGATGTTTTTGGATGTCTTTATTGAATAGCTTAATGCAGTAGTTATGTGATTACTATGGACAGACAATCCTGTATGAGAAggaaatcacacaaaaaaaaaaatactggatTATCTGTAAAATAGCATAATGCCCAACAGAGATTTGCAGTATAGATTTCCTCACATAATTCGAGCAGTTTAGAAGCaaaattattcataattatggtggtatttttacaatattaatTGAATATTCATGTAAACTTCCTTTGTCGCCCTTTGGTAAAAGTTCAAGGTTTTCTTGGttgtttgaatgtatttgaTATGAATTTGCTACAAGAGGCAATACATGCCGATTATAAGTATGTGTTTAGAACCCATGAGAATAGTTCACTGTGCATGAAAGCACATCTTACTAAATATCTTTATTCAGCTCCAACATTGTTGACAGGCAAAGTGAATTTTTCCATTAAATTCTTTGATATTCTTTGATTCCCTTTATTTTGGTTGTGGATAAAATCTCTGGAATGTTTGCAGAGGATTATCAGCTGAGAAATATATAGTACAAGGAACATAGTTGtggtattgttttttctttaatgtCAGTTAATTTGCTTGACAAAGAATCAgcaatgtgttatttattttggagtACCATTAAAACGCATTGACCTGTCAAGTTATGGAGTTAAATCAATAAGTCCCTGAATGTCCCTGAGTGCTTTTTCAGCTACCTACCCTTAGATCCCACCTCGGTATGGCCAGAAATGTGTTCAACTGGATGCAACGTGAATCCAAGTGTACAGTGCcgtggaaaagtatttgcccccttcctgatttcctctattattatgtatttgtcACACAGAATGGCTTCAgatatttagacaaaatgtaatcttAGAAAAAGGAAGGCTGAGTCAacccaaaacatgtttttaaaattattatttaattactttacTGAAAGATTGTGTCAAACACCGAAATGACGTTCATCTGAAAAACTGGTTGCACGACCATTAGCAGCAACagctgcaataaaacagctttAATTCAAAGGTTTGGTTTGCCACGATCAAAGGAAACTACAGAAGTGATGATAACAAAATAGGTTGAAATATATCAGTCtcgaaagggttacaaagccctgtataaggctctgggactccaaaACCAAACCACAGTCaaagccattatctccaaatggagaacaattGGTACAGTGGTGAATATTGGCTAGcctgccaaaattcctccaagggcacagtgacatctaatccaggaagtcacacatgATTCctagaagaacatccaaagacctgcaggcctaGCCTCACCTATCAGTGTTCTACTCTACAGTAGGAAAGAGCCAGGGCAAAGAAGGATTCAGGAGAGATAGCAACTACgaaccaagagaaacatcaacaTTCAaaaaacacctggatgatccctaAGCCcttctatggacagatgagtcagaAGTGCAACTTTTTGAAAGATACAGCTCCCATTATGGCTGGCGTCAGTGTGTCTGGTGATGCTGtgtggatgctttgctgcctggACATCTTGTCATTATTGAatgaaccatgaattctgctctctACCAGACAATTCTTAAGGAGAATGTTTCGTCATCGTTCAtcagctgaagctgaagcataCCTGGGTTATGTAAcaagacaataatccaaaacacaaaatcacATCCACATTTTATTGACTGAAAACAATCTAAGTGAAAGTTATGGAGTGATCTAGTCAGATCTAGTACTGGCTTGACTCAAATAGAGATGCTATAGCAGAATGAAAAGAGCAGTTCATGGTCAGAAACCTACCAACTTGTCTTTAAAGTCCTCCACAacgatgtgaaagactgatatcaaattataggaagtgtttggttgtgattattgctgctaaatgtTGTGAAAGTAGTTTTACATTTAAGGGAGCAATTACTTTCTCACAGGGGTGGCATGGATGTTtgattttcattaaattaaatcaattaaatcaaatgaaacaatgattaatgaaatgaaaaaatgtgttttgtgtttactcgggttccctttgtctaaaactacattttgtctaaagatctgaaatgaTTCAGTGCAGGCAAAAATAGGAAAAATCAGGAAGGGTGCACGGGGggactttttcatggcactgtactAAATTAATCATAACTTGTATATATAACCACGGCTATATAAAGTAGGcgttttattttacaatgatattcatgtactgtatttacattGCTTTCCACTTGTGTACATCCATATTTAACCTGAggtatgtgtacagtattacTGCTATCACATTTGTAcaaatgacaaacaaacaaCCTTTTATTCCATAAACCCTGTGAATGTGTAAATAGTATAACACTGGGTCATGGAACAACATATATGTGAAGCACAAAATTTAAAcatctttttcattttgacattcgCTTAAACACTGCCATCATGTGGACAGTTATTTCTGATATATTTAACATCTACTCAGTAGATACCAAAGTGTATCAGTTTCAAAGTATTCTCAAATGTATGAACTTAAGACATTTTGGAATGAGTAATTTTCCCTTCTCTTTTctcaatttattttctatatcTTTTGAAGACAATGGGCTCAGTACTTGAGGATGTCATGAGTAAACGGGCTGAATATCAAGAAAATTGCACCAAATCTTTAGCAGCCACCTATTTCACAAGAACTGGTGAGTACTGACTGCACTCAGCTCAGGCTGTAAAAATAGAGAAACTGCTCTTGCATAACTTGTAGTTAAACTCTGAACTTGCAATGAttcaatgacaaaaatgttatcCTTGGTTTCTAAAGACTCAGTTGAGCTGTTATTTTGAACTATGAACCACAGCTGCCCAATGTCTTTCTGTACAGTTTAAACATATGGCTACCAATGAACAGCATTTTGTCTTTTCAGGAATTTATTGCAATGGGACATTTGACCTTTTTGTCTGTTGGCCACACTCATCCCCTGGCAACGTGTCTGTGCCCTGTCCCATATATCTACCCTGGATTAATGAGGGTAAACACCCTATTTATCTCACTCCCATGTGTACCACAGTCTCCCATTAGGCCTAATATGTTAAAGACATGTTCATGCCTCAGATAAAACAGGAAAGCCATTTATAggaaaaataaactgaataacGTAACATTCATCAGCGAAGACGAAGGACAGATGGCAAATAATACAGTGTCCTTGTGTATGCAAAATGAACATTAACAATACTGTCTGTGAAACGCCAGCCATGAGACTGCTATTGCACAACTGAAAAGGTCTAAGATATTCAGGCATTCATGTGATCCAAGCCATGTGGCCAGACATGTATTCCTTTGAATTACcatgagctccataatgtttgggacaaataaattttttcttcatttgaatCTATGCTGTATGTATAATCAAACATTTctcatgtgtttttttctttgtatgaagattaaattattgtttgttttaaaaggcTATGACTTTTTAAAAGgaatttattttcaacaaacaaaacaggcaTTCACATGGCAGGATGGGCGAAGCTCACGTGTTCCACTGTTTGCAGGAGGCTCAGAGAACGTGTACAGGGAGTGCACCCCCACAGGCACTTGGCGGAAGATAAAAAATTCCACAGATGTGTGGCGGGACCAGTCAGAGTGCTTCAACCCACATTACTTCAGAAAACAGGTACAGGTCAACAGTGGCGCAACCAGAAGAAAATGAATCACTGCTACCTGAACCTTTACGCTCAACAAGCCACTTTAATATATTGTGAACACGATATTTAATTATTGCCACAATTCCATTCACATACATAAGTGTGTGAGGTTTCATTGTAGCACCTTTTGTGCTTTATGCATCATATTGAGAgtcaacattttttcaaaatcagTTTTTGCACCTGCATTTTAGTTATCACCCAGCAAGTGGTCAGTTAACAATAATCACATTGCAGCTCCCCAGTCATCCACGAAGATAAGACAATTGCCACGTTACAATGATATTTGCAAAACAACTATAACttgaaaaacataatttacatgtggtgagcactttattaggtatgtattagacttattggtttcctgctgctgtagcctatccacttaagagttatgatgtgttgtgagttcagtctggcaccaaaaatcatgccacattcaaagtcactgcaatcacatttttttcccattctgatggttgatgtgaacattaactgaagccatatctgcatgattctatgcattgcactgctgccacacgattggctgactagatactcacatgaataagtaggtgatCAGAAGGTGATCAGATgttcctaataaggtgctcagtgagtgtatatctgttgACTCATCTGTGACCATAGTAATGCTCTCAGCTTCACAAGTTCCAACTATATATGCTTTTTGTGATGCCTGTGCTACATATTATGCCGAAGCTGTTTTTCCCCGCCATTGATGACATGCTTATAGAGAAAATGCATGGAATTTCTAGTGGAATGTTTTTCATCTGTCAAATCATGGATGATATTTATCTGCTGCTCAAAGCTCTCCTGTGCCCTGCTGACAAATGATACATCCAACTACACTGTAGATTATATAAATGTCAATCAACTGTTATTTTGTGTACATGTATTGATAAATTGCAAACTGCTCAGTctatgtgtatacatatatacagtatatacacatgtGAGTATACTGGTGTTCTTGGTCACTCAAATACTTTTTGTTTGACATTTCTGGGTTAATTTCATCATCTCCACATGTTAGAAAACATTTTACGAGACAATGAATTTGTCAGGTGATAATGCTAATCTAATGCATATGTGGACCCCACAAGGAAATTGAATGTGCTGCAAGCTCAAATCCCTGGAGGTTATGCGCTTTATGAAAAAAAGGTGACCCTAATCATTTTTACTACCGAGATAGATGGatcacataattattattatttttgtaacaaGCCGATATTGGCTTTGACTTAACTTGACAGAACAGTGTCTCCCTAACATATTTGCAGTATATCTGTCCTTACAGAAGGATTTGTCGTTACAGGAAGAAGATGTGCTCCCGCTGTCAGCCCTGCGCATAATCTCCATCATCGGATACTCCCTGTCTTTCTTCTCTCTGTTACTGGCGGTCTTCATTCTGGCTGTGCTGAGGTACGCTGTGAGGGATACAGAGAAACTTGGTATTTCTGTCAGTGTAGCTTCAGTACAGTCATGTGTATCACTGTAGTCATCGGCAGCACCTGAGAAAACTCTTATGCTTTCTCACCTCTGTATCCATCACAAattgtgttttgcatttttttatggTCTCATCTATTGTCATTATTCTACGAGCTAAAAATAAGCTGCAATaggttcaaaataaatataatacattcgCATGCATTGTACTGGACAGAAATTCTTCTACTATGTCCTAGGTGTTGACCTTGTTTGTGCATCCATATTTAATTTCCACCATACCAATCCATAACAATGACCAAACATGTGAAACTATTaagtatttatatgtatattttttatatataaatatttatttcgttttttgggtttttttttgggccAACAGGAAGCTTCACTGCACAAGAAATTACATCCACATAAATCTGTTTGTGTCATTCATATTACGTGCAGCAGCCATCATTCTAAAAGAAATAATCCTCCATGTCATGTACACTAACCTACCCAGTGATGAAACTGGCTGGAATGGATATTCCAATTCAATGGTATTATCTTTATCTTTATATGTGTTTTTGTTATTCTTTGCATTACATGGAATTGTTGTGATATAGGCATGTTTTTGTAGAGAGAGTTTGCATTGGCACACGGCCCAGAATTTTGCActataattacaattacatttttatttatttagcaaatgcttttatccaaagcgacatacaataagTGTCATGAATATGTAGGCCATGCATGATTAATCAGAAATGAAAGAACGAAGCAACAAGGACTAAGTAACTGaacaccaaaaataaaataaatcagaaataaGAGAAAGAAAACCAGTTAAGTACAATATACTTAAGTTTAATAATTAAGTATAATATTATTTTGAGGAGATCACAACGTAACTTgaaaaatacttaaaataattatttatgagAAAAAGATAAGTACAATGTTGTCTCACAAATTTTATATATGGAATCGCATGAACCCATAGTTGATTTATAGTTGAAAATGTTGCCATGTGTGGCTACAAATGACATAATATTACTTTGAGTAGGTCATTTATTCAGTTCAATAACACATAAGTATAAGTACTGAATTGTCTGTGTATTTCCAGCTTCCCAGTGTGCCAAAACTGGATCAGTGACATGTACATTTCTTTTGCCAGATCTCTGTAATCTGCAAGGCGACTCAAGTGCTCATGCATTACTTTGTGGGAGGGAATTACTTCTGGCTGTTAGTGGAGGGGGTATTCCTCAACACTCTGTTGTTCACTGCAGTGCTCACCAAGAGACGGTTACTGAAGAAGTACTTGTTCATCGGCTGGGGTATACCTTCCAAAACACACTCTGTATGTCTATAAAAGCAGTATAACCATATTAGTTCCCAAACTTTTAAATCATGTGCGCCTCTGCTTAGAGaggtttttatttgtgttgtggTATCAttgattaattacattttctgtggCAGATATTAGATGTGTTTTGTCTTCCATTAGGAACTCCTGTCTTGTTTGTAGTGCCCTGGACAGTAACCAAAATCTTGTATGAAAACCAAGGGTGAGTATATAAGTGCAGTTCTTCAAATaagtcacactgtactggcaTCCACATGATTggagaaatgtattaaaatactcTTTCTGACACATTATTTGttcaacattaaaaataccAAGAACAGAAGCAAGcagcaggggataatcccccgggacaatgtgaggttaagggccttgctcaagggcccaacagctgtgtggatcttatcatggctatatcggtgcttgaaccaccaaccttcccggtcccagtcatgtaccttagccactaggctacaggctggatAATTACATGAGAACTATGCTATGTTGATCTAATTTGGTCCATTGTATCAAAAAGTATGTAAATGTTGATAATATTGAatttattattgattattttttaaaaatggattaTTTTGAAACCAGGGCAATTTTATACTAAACACTAATCACAATTATTTTCTTAGATGCTGGTCCAATAAGAAACAATGGATCTGGTGGATAATCAAAGGACCAATAACCTTATCTGTTGCAGTAAGTATAGTACAGAGCATCACTTTATTTTCACCCTTTGTGATAAAGTATGGTATCATAAATTTTGCCCACATAATTTTTAAAAGGTCTATTGTCAAGCATATCAAGTGCAACTTTCAGAATTCTAAAAAGAAGCTTGGCATAATGACATGTGTGCAGtgttatacagtatttattttatgctaATTATATCCCAATTATCTTACAAATTGAGGTTTGAGCTCCTTACCATCCAATTTTCAGAAATacaagtatacagtatacaagtCCATTATCTCAAATATCTCTTTTCATCTGTCTGACTTCATTACAGATTGTTTTTTACATATTCATCAAAATTATAATATTGCTGCTTTCCAAGTTACAAGCAGACCAGGGGAAATTCACTGACTACAGGTGTAGGTAAGTCTCACAAATGGTCCTTACTGTCCATGTGACCAAAAATTGGGGATACACATCCCTGATGATTACCTGATGCTTACCTTTGACAGTTTAGCCAAAGCAACGTTGGTGTTAATTCCATTGTTGGGGATTCATGAGGTGGTTTTCACGTTCATCCCGGATGAATCCGTAGAGGGACAAACTCGCTACATCCGCAATTTCATCAATCTCACAATGAGCTCCTTCCAGGTGAGATGAGGTGGATCTGCTTTCCCTCTGGCAGTAgacattgatttatttcacattttattataattattttccttAGTACATTGCACACATTATTCATCCAAGTGATATGTCTCATTTTAGGGCCTCATTGTTGCCATCTTATACTGCTTTGCCAATGGAGAGGTAAGACAgttctgtaatcctgctttcaCTAATGAGTTTACATGTCTGATTAGTTCTAACACTATAGAAAAGTAGGAAAGttcctaaaatgtaaataaaaagccaTGAACGGTGCTTGAAgtaccaaccttccgggtcccagtcatgtagcttagccacaaATGCAACAGGCTGCCTAAACATACTGTCATATGTTTCTACATAGCGCATTTCTGAACTCATTTATAAAtggtattattttcatattgaggTCCAAGCAGAACTCAAGAAGCGATGGCAGCTCTTCATCTTTGCCAACCGCTTAGACATGGACGACTGCTTCCAGGGGACGCGGTTCAAATACCTGTGGAAGTGCTCGAGAAAACGGCCTGCCCATGGCTTCAGCCAGAGTGGGCACTGTGAGAAGGCCAGTGGTCCCTCCAATGTGCAGCTCCTCCAGGTGACCGTCAGGACCAGAGGGCAGATCCAGCACTGCCGGCCCACGGGTGTGGCACGCTACGCCCGCGGAAGCCTCTCCAGCAGTGAAGGGGAGATGACTATGGGGGAAACCATGGAGGAGATCCTGGAGGAGAGCGAGTTTTAACCCCCGTCTCTGAACACTTCAGTGTGCATACAGTGTCTTTTTCATTCAAGTCCTTCTGTACATAGCATGTTATTGGGGCTGAATGGGTGTAAATGCTGATCATTGCTCTAAGTGTTTCCACTGCATGTGTTACCCGTACTGCTCTGTGCTCCATTCAAAAAATGTCAGCTCCACTTCCTACTGCACTCCACTCCAGGGGAATCACTGGTCATGATGTAACACCAGTGATTCCCCCtgcagatatacactcagtgagcactttattaggtatttattagacttattttttagacttattatgtcttctgctgctgtagcctatccacttagaggtttgatgcgttgcgtgatgctcttctgcataccactgttgtaatgtgtggttaattgccttactgtcaccttcctatcagctttgaccagtctggccattctcctagGATCTCGCTCATtgactgaactgctgctcactggtttttcatttttttgttgttcggATCATTCTCTGCAACCTCAGagatcacaggagatcagcagtttctgagatatgcaaatcaccctgtctggcaccaacaatcattccacggtcaatgtcacttagatcacattttttccccctcctgatggttgatgtgaacattaactgaaactcctgacccgtatctgcatgattgtatgcattgcactgttgccacacaattggctgattagataattgcatgaataggttcctaataaagtgagtgtataataaagtgttcagtgagtgtatatggaatATGCTATAATATATTATTGCTAACTTATGTTTTGATGCTGTACATtgtctgtatatactgtagacCATGAGCCAGTGACCAAAATTTTACTTCCACTTACATTGCTGTGGTAGCAGTATTAATGATATGGGAACATGGTCTTTTGTGACTATGTGTGCTAAATAGCACATTTTCtggattaaaatatttacagaagGTGCATGTAACACAGTTTGATTTGAATTTTCAATACTATTTACTCTATTTTATAtcagaaaaacagctggaaaaataaataaatatgagtaTAACGtccatgtattttaaatatcaGTGAAATATCAACTTGCTAATTAACTACCCATAAATGTTCCataaaatatgtgtatataatgtgctTCATGAGAATCTGTGTATATATTTACTGTTAATAAAGCAACTGGCTTACATGACACAGCATTGCCCTTTTTATCATGACAAACGGTAAGTGAAGAGCATTTCATTGTACCTTCTGGTTTAATGAATTCAACTGTGTGCTTTACTGAGG from Conger conger chromosome 2, fConCon1.1, whole genome shotgun sequence encodes the following:
- the LOC133122943 gene encoding glucagon-like peptide 2 receptor; translation: MGSVLEDVMSKRAEYQENCTKSLAATYFTRTGIYCNGTFDLFVCWPHSSPGNVSVPCPIYLPWINEGGSENVYRECTPTGTWRKIKNSTDVWRDQSECFNPHYFRKQEEDVLPLSALRIISIIGYSLSFFSLLLAVFILAVLRKLHCTRNYIHINLFVSFILRAAAIILKEIILHVMYTNLPSDETGWNGYSNSMISVICKATQVLMHYFVGGNYFWLLVEGVFLNTLLFTAVLTKRRLLKKYLFIGWGTPVLFVVPWTVTKILYENQGCWSNKKQWIWWIIKGPITLSVAIVFYIFIKIIILLLSKLQADQGKFTDYRCSLAKATLVLIPLLGIHEVVFTFIPDESVEGQTRYIRNFINLTMSSFQGLIVAILYCFANGEVQAELKKRWQLFIFANRLDMDDCFQGTRFKYLWKCSRKRPAHGFSQSGHCEKASGPSNVQLLQVTVRTRGQIQHCRPTGVARYARGSLSSSEGEMTMGETMEEILEESEF